The following coding sequences lie in one Arachis hypogaea cultivar Tifrunner chromosome 4, arahy.Tifrunner.gnm2.J5K5, whole genome shotgun sequence genomic window:
- the LOC112796431 gene encoding ubiquitin-like-specific protease ESD4 gives MGIMTTTHRKRTQECMNFPHFQSHQIPQSPIPSISHTKRPKLSPSIIPTPTPATRPLSTATTATGNRISRYPEPKGPFRREVHAPCRPNKFVFSGSRVARVTAYSQRNDEHIGGDDTGDGMGNFLARSYGIVKQAVYDFTGKGKKEVVELDADERGQDEASEDLSVREVENVEIGGEGRSLVADKRWIRSDAVVVEVPEVEFVDARVGDGGKSTSTVVDSELTNSGLKMVANDAAGMGLAALIREHEQNPENVHLYKKLLLAAGRRDDKLGWLSFEIERNEKKIAGFELLRPKKAEPVEKVPREPFLALTEEEEDEVASAFSANRRKILVTHDESNIEISGEKFQCLRPGAWLNDEVINLYLELLKEREKRDPQRFLKCHFFNTFFYKKLISGRSGYDFKSVRRWTSQRKLGYGLIECDKIFVPIHKEIHWCLAIINKKDQKFQYLDSLKGMDNQVLKVLARYYVDEVKDKTGKDLDVSSWEKEFVEDLPEQENGYDCGVFMIKYADFYSRGLGLCFNQEHMPYFRQRTAKEILRLRAE, from the exons ATGGGTATCATGACCACCACTCACCGCAAGCGCACCCAAGAATGCATGAACTTCCCCCATTTTCAATCCCACCAGATTCCCCAATCTCCCATTCCCTCTATTTCTCATACTAAGCGACCTAAATTATCACCTTCTATTATACCCACACCTACACCCGCCACCCGACCCCTTTCCACCGCCACCACCGCCACTGGTAACCGGATCTCCCGGTACCCTGAGCCCAAGGGGCCCTTCCGCAGGGAGGTTCACGCTCCTTGCAGGCCCAATAAATTCGTTTTTTCGGGCTCCAGGGTTGCTAGGGTTACCGCATATTCGCAGCGGAACGACGAGCACATTGGTGGCGACGACACCGGCGACGGCATGGGAAACTTTTTGGCGCGAAGCTACGGGATTGTGAAGCAAGCGGTGTATGATTTCACTGGGAAGGGGAAGAAGGAGGTGGTGGAATTGGACGCTGATGAGCGCGGGCAGGACGAGGCTTCGGAGGATTTGAGCGTTCGGGAGGTTGAGAATGTCGAAATTGGGGGGGAAGGGAGGTCGCTGGTGGCGGACAAGAGGTGGATTAGGAGTGATGCAGTTGTGGTTGAGGTGCCGGAGGTGGAATTCGTAGATGCTAGGGTTGGGGACGGGGGGAAGTCAACGTCGACGGTGGTGGATTCGGAGTTGACTAATAGTGGTTTGAAGATGGTGGCGAATGATGCTGCAGGGATGGGTTTGGCTGCTCTGATCCGTGAGCATGAGCAGAACCCTGAAAATGTTCATCTTTATAAGAAGTTGCTTCTGGCAGCTGGCAGAAGAGACGACAAACTCGGGTGGCTGAGCTTTGAAATTGAGCGGAACGAGAAAAAGATAGCTGGATTTGAATTGTTGCGGCCGAAGAAGGCAGAACCAGTTGAG AAAGTACCACGTGAACCATTTCTCGCACTTacagaggaagaggaagatgagGTTGCAAGTGCCTTTTCAGCCAACCG AAGGAAGATCTTGGTTACACACGATGAATCCAACATTGAGATAAGTGGAGAAAAGTTTCAGTGCCTTAGGCCAGGTGCATGGTTGAACGATGAG GTGATAAATTTGTACCTTGAGTTGCTGAAAGAGAGGGAGAAAAGAGACCCACAGAGGTTTCTTAAATGCCATTTTTTCAATACATTTTTCTACAAAAAG CTAATAAGTGGCAGGAGTGGTTATGATTTCAAATCTGTCAGAAGATGGACCAGCCAAAGGAAATTAGGATATGGTCTAATTGAATGTGATAAA ATTTTTGTGCCTATACATAAAGAGATCCACTGGTGCTTGGCTATTATCAATAAGAAAGATCAGAAATTCCAGTATCTTGACTCATTGAAAGGAATGGACAACCAAGTGCTGAAAGTACTG GCTAGATATTATGTGGACGAGGTGAAGGACAAGACTGGTAAAGACCTAGATGTGAGTTCTTGGGAAAAAGAATTCGTTGAAGACCTTCCTGAGCAGGAGAATGG GTATGATTGTGGGGTGTTTATGATCAAATATGCCGACTTCTATAGTAGAGGCCTGGGGCTGTGTTTTAACCAG GAACATATGCCCTACTTCCGCCAGAGGACAGCTAAGGAGATATTGAGATTGAGAGCTGAATAA
- the LOC112796432 gene encoding ABC transporter C family member 14 codes for MSSSSSSWLTSPSCSPLSVDSSSPTSQLVAQWLRFIFLSPCPQRLLLSAIDLIFLITLLAFAAQKIYSRFISNANSGSTITKPLLQDKDSDYKVTLWFKLPLLVTSLLALTYTVLSILAFTQSNLASWRQIEALFRLAQAITNIVIVILMVHEKKFKAPKHPLSLRFYWIANFVAAFLFATSAIIRLVSVEESSLEANLRVDDVFSFINLAVSLFLLVIAIKGSSGIDAIRISDVIESSRTWLSNDRTTSLYGSASLFSKTVWLWMNPLLNKGYTTPLKLQDVPTLPLEFRAERMSELFQEYWPKPEENSKHPVGFTLLRCFWKHIAFTGFLAVVRLAVMYIGPVLIQSFVDFTSKANPSPYEGLVLISILLVAKSIEVLSVHQFNFHSQKLGMLIRSSIITSVYKKGLRLSSTARQAHGTGQIVNHMAVDAQQLSDLMLQLHPIWLMPLQVAAALALIYTYVGLSAVAALLGTAVVFVFTLIRTKKSNSFQFRIMMSRDLRMKAINELLNNMRVIKFQAWEDYFGNKIRQFRQAEHGWIGKFLYYFAVNMAILSSAPLLVTVLTFGTATFLGIPLNAGTVFTITSVIKILQEPVRTFPQALMLISQAMVSLGRLDEFMMSKERDENAVQRDDKCESDIAVEMKDAKFSWDDEEGNEALKVEELEIRRGDHAAVVGTVGSGKSSLLASVLGEMYKISGKVRVCGTVAYVAQTSWIQNATIQENILFGLPMNQKKYKEAIRVCCLDKDLEMMEHGDQTEIGERGINLSGGQKQRVQLARAVYQDCDIYLLDDIFSAVDAQTGSFIFKECVMGALRHKTILLVTHQVDFLHNVDSIMVMRDGRIVQSGKYDELLKAGLDFGALVAAHESAMEITETGDGSSQSPKLARIPSKEKESAGEKQSQEQSKSDKGSSKLIEEEERETGQVNLRVYKHYFTEAFGWWGVALMLAMSLAWIIAFLAGDYWLAFATSEAYTVPSFIFIIVYAAIAAVSCIVVMIRSFLFTYWGLKTSQSFFIGMLDSILHAPMSFFDTTPSGRILSRVSTDLLWVDISIPLLVSFVMVSYFSLISIIIVTCQNAWETVFLLIPLFWLNNWYRKYYIASSRELTRLDSITKAPVIHHFSETISGVMTIRGFRKQGAFCQENLDRVNASLRMDFHNNGANEWLGFRLDFTGVVFLCIATVFMIFLPSAIIRPEYVGLSLSYGLALSSLLSFTISMTCSVENKMVSVERIKQFTNLPSEAPWTIPERTPPQDWPSHGNIELDNLQVRYRSNTPLVLKGVSLTIQGGEKIGVVGRTGSGKSTLIQVLFRLIEPSAGKIIIDGINICNVGLHDLRSRFGIIPQEPILFQGTVRSNIDPLGLYSDEEIWKSLERCQLKDAVTAKPEKLEASVVDGGDNWSVGQRQLLCLGRIMLKHSRILFMDEATASVDSQTDAVIQKIIREDFADRTIISIAHRIPTVMDCDRVLVIDAGYAKEFDKPSRLLERPTLFGALVKEYSNRASEV; via the exons ATGTCTTCTAGTTCTTCTTCTTGGCTTACTTCACCTTCTTGTTCACCTCTATCAGTGGATTCATCTTCTCCTACTTCACAACTTGTAGCTCaatggttgaggttcatattCCTATCACCATGTCCTCAGAGACTTCTTCTTTCTGCCATTGATCTCATCTTCTTGATCACCCTCTTAGCCTTTGCAGCTCAAAAGATCTATTCTAGATTCATTTCTAATGCCAACTCTGGCTCCACAATCACCAAGCCTCTTTTGCAGGACAAAGATTCAGATTACAAGGTTACCTTGTGGTTCAAACTACCCCTTTTGGTGACATCACTCTTGGCTCTGACTTACACTGTTCTAAGCATCTTGGCCTTCACTCAAAGCAATCTTGCCTCATGGAGACAGATAGAGGCCCTCTTTCGCCTCGCGCAAGCAATAACCAACATAGTGATAGTGATTCTGATGGTACATGAGAAGAAGTTCAAAGCTCCAAAGCACCCTTTGTCACTAAGATTCTATTGGATTGCAAACTTTGTTGCTGCTTTCCTTTTTGCCACTTCGGCCATTATTCGATTAGTAAGTGTTGAGGAATCGAGTTTGGAGGCTAATTTGAGAGTGGATGATGTGTTTTCTTTCATCAATCTTGCAGTTTCTTTGTTCCTTTTGGTAATAGCAATCAAAGGGTCATCAGGGATTGATGCTATAAGAATTTCTGACGTGATTGAAAGTTCAAGAACATGGCTTTCCAATGACAGAACTACGAGTCTTTATGGCAGTGCTTCTTTGTTCTCCAAAACAGTGTGGCTTTGGATGAATCCTTTGCTCAACAAAGGGTACACAACACCACTCAAACTCCAAGATGTTCCAACACTTCCTCTCGAGTTTCGGGCCGAAAGGATGTCAGAGCTTTTCCAAGAATATTGGCCAAAGCCAGAGGAAAACTCCAAGCACCCTGTTGGATTCACCCTGCTAAGATGCTTCTGGAAACACATAGCATTCACCGGCTTCCTCGCAGTTGTTCGGCTCGCGGTTATGTACATCGGTCCAGTGCTTATTCAGAGCTTTGTAGATTTCACATCAAAGGCTAATCCTTCTCCCTATGAAGGACTTGTCCTGATTTCAATCCTGCTTGTGGCAAAATCAATTGAAGTCCTCAGTGTTCATCAATTCAACTTCCACTCTCAGAAACTCGGCATGCTTATTCGTTCCAGCATCATTACTTCAGTTTACAAGAAGGGTCTAAGATTATCTAGCACTGCAAGGCAGGCTCACGGAACTGGCCAGATTGTGAATCATATGGCTGTTGATGCTCAACAGCTATCTGATTTGATGCTTCAGCTTCATCCTATTTGGTTAATGCCATTGCAAGTTGCAGCGGCGTTGGCCTTAATTTACACCTATGTTGGCTTGTCTGCAGTTGCAGCCCTGCTTGGAACTGCTGTGGTGTTTGTTTTCACTCTGATTCGGACGAAGAAAAGCAACAGTTTCCAGTTCAGGATCATGATGAGCCGTGACTTGAGGATGAAGGCAATTAATGAGCTTCTCAACAACATGCGTGTCATCAAGTTTCAAGCATGGGAGGATTACTTCGGCAACAAGATTCGCCAATTTCGCCAAGCTGAGCACGGTTGGATTGGCAAGTTCTTGTATTATTTTGCTGTCAACATGGCAATTCTCTCCAGTGCTCCTCTCTTGGTCACGGTTCTTACCTTTGGAACCGCCACGTTTCTTGGGATTCCTCTTAATGCTGGAACTGTTTTCACCATAACTTCAGTGATCAAGATTCTGCAGGAGCCGGTTAGGACTTTCCCTCAGGCTCTTATGTTGATTTCTCAGGCTATGGTTTCTCTAGGGAGGTTGGATGAGTTCATGATGAGTAAGGAAAGGGATGAGAATGCAGTACAAAGAGATGATAAATGCGAAAGCGACATAGCCGTGGAGATGAAAGATGCGAAATTCTCTTGGGATGATGAGGAAGGGAATGAGGCTCTGAAGGTTGAAGAGCTGGAGATTAGGAGAGGGGACCATGCTGCAGTTGTTGGAACTGTTGGCTCCGGAAAATCTTCATTGTTGGCTTCTGTGTTGGGGGAAATGTACAAAATTTCAGGAAAG GTCAGAGTTTGTGGGACAGTTGCATATGTAGCACAAACATCATGGATTCAGAATGCAACCATCCAGGAAAACATATTGTTTGGACTACCAATGAACCAGAAGAAATACAAAGAAGCCATAAGAGTGTGCTGCCTGGACAAGGATCTAGAAATGATGGAGCATGGAGACCAGACTGAGATAGGAGAAAGGGGTATTAACCTCAGCGGCGGCCAGAAGCAACGAGTGCAACTGGCCAGAGCTGTGTACCAAGATTGTGACATCTATCTCCTTGATGATATATTCAGTGCTGTTGATGCCCAAACAGGATCATTCATTTTCAAG GAATGTGTTATGGGAGCTCTTAGACATAAGACCATTTTACTAGTAACTCACCAAGTTGATTTCCTGCATAATGTTGACTCTATAATG GTGATGCGAGACGGGAGAATTGTGCAAAGTGGAAAGTATGATGAACTTCTCAAAGCTGGCCTGGATTTTGGTGCACTTGTGGCTGCTCATGAAAGTGCTATGGAGATTACAGAAACTGGTGATGGGTCTAGCCAGTCTCCAAAGTTGGCTCGCATTCCTTCGAAGGAAAAGGAAAGCGCAGGCGAAAAGCAATCTCAAGAGCAATCTAAGTCTGATAAGGGTTCATCAAAGCTCATTGAAGAGGAGGAGAGGGAAACTGGCCAAGTCAATCTCCGAGTATACAAACATTATTTCACTGAAGCATTTGGATGGTGGGGAGTAGCACTCATGCTGGCAATGTCTTTAGCATGGATCATAGCCTTCTTGGCTGGTGACTACTGGCTAGCATTTGCAACTTCAGAAGCTTATACTGTTCCTTCTTTCATTTTCATTATTGTGTATGCTGCCATAGCAGCAGTTTCATGCATAGTAGTGATGATCAGGTCATTCTTATTTACATATTGGGGTCTAAAGACATCTCAAAGCTTCTTCATTGGTATGCTTGATAGCATTCTGCATGCACCAATGTCATTCTTTGACACCACTCCTTCTGGCAGAATCTTAAGTCGT GTATCTACTGATCTACTTTGGGTTGATATATCAATTCCATTGTTAGTAAGCTTTGTGATGGTGTCATACTTCTCATTAATCAGCATCATCATTGTCACATGCCAAAATGCTTGGGAGACTGTCTTCCTCTTAATTCCATTGTTTTGGCTGAATAATTGGTACCGG AAATATTACATTGCATCTTCTCGGGAACTGACTCGCCTTGATTCTATCACGAAAGCTCCGGTTATCCATCACTTCTCAGAGACCATTTCCGGTGTTATGACGATCCGGGGTTTCAGGAAGCAGGGAGCATTCTGTCAGGAAAATCTTGACAGGGTAAATGCAAGTCTCAGAATGGATTTCCACAACAATGGAGCAAACGAATGGCTCGGTTTTCGCTTGGACTTTACAGGAGTGGTTTTCCTTTGCATTGCCACTGTTTTCATGATCTTTCTGCCAAGTGCTATTATTAGGCCAG AATATGTTGGTTTATCTCTATCCTATGGCTTGGCCCTCAGTAGTCTCTTATCATTCACCATAAGCATGACTTGTTCTGTTGAGAATAAAATGGTTTCAGTTGAGAGGATAAAGCAGTTTACCAACCTTCCATCAGAAGCTCCATGGACAATCCCTGAGAGGACTCCTCCTCAGGATTGGCCTAGTCATGGCAACATTGAGTTAGATAACTTGCAG GTTAGGTATAGGTCAAATACTCCTCTAGTTCTCAAGGGAGTATCACTCACTATTCAAGGAGGAGAGAAGATTGGTGTTGTTGGCCGTACAGGGAGTGGGAAATCAACCCTCATCCAGGTGCTATTTAGGCTGATTGAGCCTTCAGCTGGAAAAATAATCATTGATGGAATCAACATTTGCAATGTGGGGCTTCATGATCTGAGGTCTAGATTCGGAATCATTCCCCAAGAGCCAATTCTCTTTCAAGGAACTGTAAGAAGCAACATTGACCCCCTTGGATTGTATTCAGATGAAGAAATTTGGAAG AGTCTCGAGCGCTGCCAATTGAAAGATGCAGTGACTGCAAAGCCTGAAAAACTTGAGGCTTCAG TGGTTGATGGAGGAGACAATTGGAGTGTGGGGCAAAGGCAGTTACTTTGCTTGGGCAGGATCATGCTCAAACACAGCAGGATACTATTCATGGATGAGGCAACGGCATCTGTTGATTCACAAACTGATGCTGTGATACAGAAGATCATCCGTGAGGACTTCGCGGATCGAACAATTATCAGTATTGCTCACAGAATACCAACAGTCATGGATTGTGACAGGGTTTTAGTCATAGATGCAG GTTATGCAAAGGAATTtgacaaaccatcacgtttgctAGAAAGGCCAACACTTTTTGGAGCATTGGTAAAGGAATATTCCAATAGAGCTTCAGAAGTATAA